In Thermodesulfobacteriota bacterium, the following proteins share a genomic window:
- a CDS encoding choice-of-anchor U domain-containing protein — MSMLASVHAGKRFLISRASKSRKHGLAVMAMMLVFHLSLAGQSLASVAGCWNDITGMYTGDLAGTASAGAQSDATSASGNNLVVDGAWMIDVGADGSLLVGLGGGVTGAQPLIMGTGQVNMDTGLVDMFFSVPLIEDLLGDAAPFMGFFPGTGLFDCSGNFSFIIPDIGFTMNGSLNAAGAASGTWAFDFTTVVDTSLLNPNADPVLSASIFFSAGGSFSGDRETASAPASPVIRVSSKGTGTVSPTGDVAVADGGSQAFVFTPAGNCEVLDVLVDGASVGAVTGYTFDNVTADHTLEVLFGSATLWNGIPGVYTGDLQGTMTVPGRFMLNDVEIPFAPALTGTWMFNVGADGSLTVTLGGGLPITIPGQAPIPMDIVGTGNVDTMTGAAQMSFTVPVFGTYNGTGQLTCDRQFSFAIPDIGFVMSGTLNPDGSASGTWDFDSSFCFVSFSAGGLFDGGMKAPAGSLMISATVKGAGQISPAGLIAPGSVSPAYTFVASGDSQAYTFTPGSGCEVLGVLVDGVPIGAVTGYTFDNVTANHTLEVFFGSPSLWATVPGTYSGAFDGEARDPVLFPVEGTWRFTVDEAGGLSITVNGPSILGTFGTITGQGTVDPLTGWADIVYTIPIHGNAAGTGQFDCQGGFSFDVPGLGFSMNGQTQVDGGVTGSWAFDSSLFFVKIGASGSLIDSRKYSQPRTLTVTAIGAGKVDPFGVKNETRDIFVESGDATTLLFTAEGGCQVLDVIVDGASVGPVSDYAFDNITADHTVAVTFGSDAMWDNIPGIYTGTMSGNVSYAVMGSAAQNQVIDGTWTFDVGEDGQLDILIQGLPVVGDVRGTGRIADLRTGYAPMTFSLPALDSVLFGLNLLIPDNIAALIPPDVADMAGQVPRSLPGYGQFYCDNSLHFKMSFFGMTMIMDGVVGDDGSASGTWDVSSAGLFVAIDGQGEYHTNLVPPPPPDVSLLDPDNDGLTNGEEAVLGTNPFTADTDGDGMKDGWEADNGLNPLVADADGDPDGDGLINWYEYQRGTDPNALTAGPGIPLPVAPRDDDGGEDEPLSPPLIVTYRDGFGGELHAASVWQVSLDAAFSQVIFEATSETALLEMLLPGALLAPDTVYNWRAQFIDTDNWEWKWCDPVSFTTGPAVFEDVNGNNVADDREVTDETDLNGNGVPDGEEDLFRVLPGQGAGEVGLEFGLGFQALEYLDVIDPGDLPREDRPLGRDFPYGLISFRLTVENPGDTATVTFYFPEPLPEGTVWYKYDTVNGWRDFSAWARFSEDRRSVVLTLVDGGAGDADGVVNGVIVDPSGPATVSAAVTDPPADGTDNPTSDTGTPTPNDGGGGGGGGSCFISVASGW; from the coding sequence ATGAGTATGCTCGCGTCCGTTCACGCCGGTAAACGATTTCTGATATCCCGCGCTTCCAAATCCAGAAAGCATGGCCTCGCGGTCATGGCGATGATGCTCGTTTTCCATTTAAGCCTGGCCGGGCAATCCCTGGCCAGCGTGGCCGGATGCTGGAATGACATTACCGGCATGTACACGGGCGATTTGGCCGGGACCGCCTCGGCCGGCGCCCAGAGCGATGCTACCTCCGCTTCCGGAAACAACCTGGTGGTCGATGGCGCCTGGATGATCGATGTCGGGGCCGACGGCAGCCTGCTCGTCGGCCTGGGCGGGGGAGTGACCGGCGCCCAGCCGCTGATCATGGGCACGGGCCAGGTGAATATGGATACCGGCCTGGTCGACATGTTCTTTTCCGTTCCGTTGATTGAAGATCTGCTGGGCGATGCGGCGCCGTTCATGGGGTTTTTCCCCGGGACCGGCCTGTTTGACTGCTCCGGGAATTTTTCATTTATCATTCCCGATATCGGATTTACCATGAACGGTTCGCTGAATGCCGCCGGCGCCGCTTCCGGAACCTGGGCTTTTGACTTTACCACTGTCGTGGACACTTCTCTTCTGAATCCAAATGCCGACCCCGTGCTGTCGGCGTCGATTTTCTTTTCCGCCGGGGGAAGTTTCTCCGGCGACCGGGAAACGGCTTCCGCGCCCGCTTCCCCGGTGATCCGGGTCTCGTCAAAGGGCACCGGCACGGTTTCGCCGACAGGAGACGTGGCGGTGGCCGATGGCGGGAGCCAGGCCTTTGTGTTCACTCCCGCCGGCAACTGTGAGGTGCTGGATGTCCTGGTGGACGGCGCCTCGGTCGGCGCGGTGACCGGTTATACGTTCGACAATGTTACCGCCGACCATACCCTGGAGGTACTGTTCGGCTCAGCGACCCTCTGGAACGGCATCCCCGGGGTTTATACCGGCGACCTGCAGGGGACCATGACCGTCCCCGGGCGTTTCATGTTAAACGATGTCGAGATTCCCTTTGCGCCCGCCCTCACGGGCACATGGATGTTTAACGTGGGCGCCGACGGCAGCCTTACCGTCACCCTCGGCGGAGGCCTGCCGATCACCATTCCGGGCCAGGCGCCTATTCCCATGGACATTGTCGGCACCGGCAACGTGGACACGATGACCGGCGCGGCGCAAATGAGTTTTACCGTACCGGTCTTCGGCACCTATAACGGCACCGGCCAGCTGACCTGCGACCGGCAATTCTCCTTCGCCATTCCGGACATCGGTTTTGTCATGAGCGGGACACTGAATCCCGACGGTTCCGCTTCCGGTACCTGGGACTTTGACTCCTCGTTCTGCTTTGTCAGCTTTTCCGCCGGCGGATTATTTGACGGCGGAATGAAGGCGCCGGCCGGAAGCCTGATGATCAGCGCCACCGTCAAGGGAGCGGGACAGATTTCGCCCGCCGGCTTAATCGCCCCCGGCAGCGTTTCGCCGGCGTATACGTTTGTCGCCAGCGGTGATTCGCAGGCTTACACGTTTACTCCCGGCAGCGGCTGCGAGGTGCTGGGGGTTCTGGTGGACGGTGTCCCGATCGGCGCGGTGACCGGTTATACGTTTGACAATGTGACGGCAAACCACACCCTGGAAGTCTTTTTCGGCTCGCCGTCCCTGTGGGCGACGGTTCCCGGGACCTACAGCGGCGCTTTTGACGGAGAAGCCAGGGACCCCGTTCTTTTCCCGGTGGAGGGGACCTGGCGTTTTACCGTTGACGAGGCCGGCGGCCTGTCCATTACCGTCAACGGGCCGTCCATTCTCGGCACTTTCGGAACCATTACCGGCCAGGGCACGGTGGATCCCCTGACCGGATGGGCCGATATCGTATACACCATCCCCATCCACGGCAATGCCGCCGGTACGGGGCAGTTCGACTGCCAGGGCGGTTTTTCCTTTGACGTCCCCGGCCTGGGCTTTTCCATGAACGGACAGACACAGGTCGACGGGGGCGTGACCGGTTCCTGGGCCTTTGATTCCTCCCTGTTCTTCGTGAAAATCGGGGCTTCCGGCAGCCTGATCGACAGCCGGAAATACAGTCAGCCGCGGACCCTCACGGTTACCGCCATCGGCGCCGGCAAAGTAGACCCCTTTGGAGTGAAGAATGAAACCCGGGACATTTTTGTTGAAAGCGGCGACGCCACGACGCTCTTATTCACGGCCGAAGGGGGTTGCCAGGTGCTGGATGTGATCGTTGACGGCGCATCCGTCGGTCCGGTGAGCGACTATGCCTTTGACAACATCACCGCCGATCACACGGTGGCGGTGACCTTTGGTTCCGACGCCATGTGGGACAACATCCCCGGCATCTACACCGGCACCATGAGCGGCAACGTCAGCTACGCTGTCATGGGCAGCGCCGCCCAGAACCAGGTCATTGACGGAACCTGGACGTTTGACGTGGGAGAAGACGGGCAGCTGGACATCCTCATTCAGGGACTGCCCGTGGTCGGTGATGTCCGCGGAACCGGCAGAATAGCGGACCTGCGGACCGGATACGCGCCCATGACCTTCTCCCTGCCGGCCCTGGACTCCGTTCTTTTCGGCCTGAACCTCCTGATCCCCGACAATATAGCCGCTCTTATCCCTCCCGATGTGGCCGACATGGCCGGCCAGGTACCCAGAAGCCTGCCGGGATACGGGCAGTTTTACTGCGACAATTCCCTGCACTTTAAAATGTCGTTCTTCGGCATGACCATGATCATGGATGGCGTTGTGGGCGATGACGGATCGGCCAGCGGCACCTGGGATGTCAGTTCCGCCGGCCTGTTTGTGGCCATCGATGGCCAGGGCGAGTACCACACCAATCTGGTCCCGCCGCCCCCGCCCGACGTGAGTCTCCTGGATCCGGACAATGATGGCCTGACCAACGGTGAGGAGGCCGTGCTGGGCACCAACCCGTTTACTGCGGATACGGACGGCGACGGCATGAAAGACGGCTGGGAGGCGGACAACGGACTGAATCCCCTGGTGGCCGACGCCGATGGTGATCCGGACGGCGACGGTCTCATCAACTGGTACGAGTACCAGAGAGGGACCGATCCCAACGCCCTTACGGCCGGTCCCGGCATTCCGCTGCCGGTTGCTCCCCGGGATGACGACGGGGGGGAGGATGAGCCGCTGTCGCCGCCCCTGATCGTCACTTACCGGGACGGTTTCGGCGGAGAACTTCACGCCGCCTCGGTCTGGCAGGTGTCCCTGGATGCGGCTTTCTCTCAAGTTATTTTCGAAGCCACTTCTGAAACGGCCCTGCTTGAAATGCTTCTGCCCGGGGCGTTGCTGGCCCCGGATACCGTTTATAACTGGCGGGCGCAATTCATTGATACCGATAACTGGGAGTGGAAGTGGTGTGATCCGGTTTCTTTTACTACCGGACCGGCGGTGTTTGAAGATGTCAACGGCAACAATGTCGCCGATGACCGGGAGGTGACCGACGAGACCGACCTGAACGGCAACGGCGTGCCGGACGGGGAAGAAGACCTGTTCCGGGTGTTGCCGGGTCAGGGCGCCGGCGAGGTCGGCCTGGAATTCGGCCTCGGATTCCAGGCGCTGGAGTATCTGGACGTGATCGATCCGGGTGACCTGCCGCGGGAAGACCGGCCGCTGGGACGGGATTTCCCCTACGGGCTGATCAGCTTCCGGCTGACAGTAGAAAATCCCGGTGATACCGCCACGGTGACCTTCTATTTCCCGGAGCCGCTGCCGGAAGGCACCGTCTGGTACAAGTACGACACCGTCAACGGCTGGCGGGATTTTTCCGCCTGGGCCCGATTCAGCGAGGACAGACGGAGCGTGGTTCTGACGCTGGTTGACGGCGGCGCCGGTGACGCCGACGGCGTGGTCAACGGCGTTATCGTCGATCCCTCGGGACCGGCGACAGTCAGCGCTGCCGTGACCGACCCGCCGGCCGACGGCACCGATAACCCGACCTCCGACACCGGCACCCCGACGCCGAATGACGGTGGCGGCGGCGGGGGCGGGGGAAGCTGTTTTATTTCAGTCGCCAGCGGCTGGTGA
- the moaC gene encoding cyclic pyranopterin monophosphate synthase MoaC, which translates to MAEFTHIDDQGRVRMVDVSDKSSTMRVAVARGKITMNRETLANIRSGGVKKGNVLETARIAGIMAAKRTWELIPMCHPIAITHAQVDFAADDESNSIEIHSEVRTVGPTGVEIEAMTAVAVAAVTIYDMCKSYDRGMVISEVRLVKKEGGKSGAFAAE; encoded by the coding sequence ATGGCGGAATTTACTCATATAGACGATCAGGGCCGGGTCCGGATGGTCGATGTTTCGGATAAATCGTCCACTATGCGGGTGGCCGTGGCCCGGGGAAAAATTACCATGAACCGGGAAACGCTGGCAAATATCCGGTCCGGCGGGGTCAAGAAAGGCAATGTCCTGGAAACCGCCCGCATCGCCGGCATCATGGCCGCCAAACGCACCTGGGAGCTGATTCCCATGTGCCATCCCATCGCCATTACCCACGCTCAGGTGGATTTTGCGGCGGACGATGAAAGTAATTCCATCGAAATTCATTCGGAAGTCCGGACAGTGGGACCGACCGGCGTGGAAATTGAAGCCATGACCGCGGTGGCCGTTGCCGCGGTGACCATTTATGATATGTGCAAGTCCTATGACCGCGGAATGGTGATTTCCGAGGTGCGGCTGGTGAAGAAGGAAGGCGGCAAGAGCGGCGCGTTCGCCGCCGAGTAA
- the tatC gene encoding twin-arginine translocase subunit TatC yields the protein MIDEDRRASLIEHLEELRKRLIRCFIAIAIGTGLAYAYKERLFEILVHPLVMALDTSRDSMVFTGLPEAFFTYLKVSLIAGIIVSLPVIFYEFWMFVAPGLYRRERLVVLPIILISVVFFAVGASFAYFFVFPVGFKFFLGFASESIRPLPSMKEYLRFASIMLLAFGLSFELPIVLTGLAWMGVVDVTFLRKNRKYAILIIFIAAAVLTPSPDVISQLLLAGPLMVLYEMSIWGARIFGRKSGVPDETAERGEEKGEEEKEGKTGKEKKSRRNKKEKKTETVS from the coding sequence ATGATTGATGAAGACCGCCGCGCCTCGCTGATCGAGCACCTGGAGGAATTGAGAAAGCGCCTGATCCGCTGTTTCATAGCCATCGCTATCGGTACCGGGCTGGCTTACGCTTACAAGGAACGTCTGTTTGAAATTCTCGTCCATCCGCTGGTGATGGCCCTGGATACCTCCCGGGACAGCATGGTGTTCACCGGCCTGCCGGAGGCGTTTTTTACCTATCTGAAAGTTTCGCTGATCGCGGGCATTATTGTTTCACTGCCGGTGATTTTTTATGAGTTCTGGATGTTTGTCGCGCCGGGCCTGTACCGCCGGGAACGATTGGTCGTCCTCCCCATTATTCTGATTTCGGTGGTTTTCTTTGCGGTCGGCGCTTCGTTTGCCTATTTTTTTGTTTTTCCGGTGGGGTTCAAGTTTTTTTTGGGGTTTGCTTCGGAATCGATCCGGCCCCTGCCCTCCATGAAGGAATATCTGCGTTTTGCCTCCATCATGCTTCTTGCCTTCGGTTTATCCTTTGAATTGCCGATTGTGCTTACCGGGCTGGCCTGGATGGGCGTGGTGGACGTGACCTTTTTAAGGAAAAACCGCAAGTACGCCATTCTGATTATTTTTATCGCGGCCGCCGTTTTGACCCCGTCGCCGGATGTGATCAGCCAGCTGCTGCTGGCCGGACCGCTGATGGTCCTTTATGAAATGAGCATCTGGGGCGCGCGGATTTTCGGAAGAAAGAGCGGTGTTCCGGATGAAACCGCTGAAAGAGGCGAAGAAAAGGGGGAAGAGGAAAAAGAAGGGAAGACCGGTAAAGAGAAAAAAAGCAGGAGGAATAAGAAAGAAAAGAAAACAGAGACGGTATCCTGA
- the pyrE gene encoding orotate phosphoribosyltransferase gives MDKPIKARLIELIRERSFKQTPTPEFTLASGRKSCFYFNLKQVTCYSEGQFLVGRMIYDRIQELGLSPDGIGGLTMGADPISFAVAHTFHLNGKPIEGFSIRKEPKGHGTGQQVEGHVKAGDRVIITEDVITTGGSTIKAITAARNHGLTVLAVIALLDRCEDNGRQNIENLGVPVYPLLTIRDFTG, from the coding sequence ATGGACAAACCGATAAAAGCAAGACTCATCGAACTGATCAGAGAGCGTTCCTTCAAGCAGACCCCCACCCCGGAGTTCACCCTCGCTTCAGGGAGGAAAAGCTGCTTTTACTTCAACCTCAAGCAGGTCACCTGCTATTCGGAAGGCCAGTTTCTGGTCGGCCGGATGATATACGACCGGATTCAGGAACTGGGCCTGTCGCCCGACGGCATCGGCGGCCTGACCATGGGCGCTGACCCCATCTCCTTTGCCGTGGCCCACACCTTTCACTTGAACGGTAAGCCCATCGAAGGGTTTTCCATCCGCAAGGAACCCAAAGGCCACGGCACCGGCCAGCAGGTCGAGGGGCATGTCAAGGCAGGAGACCGGGTCATTATCACCGAAGACGTCATCACCACCGGCGGGTCCACCATCAAGGCCATTACGGCCGCCAGAAACCACGGGCTGACCGTTCTGGCCGTCATCGCCCTCCTGGACCGATGCGAAGACAACGGCCGGCAGAATATCGAAAACCTGGGCGTACCGGTTTATCCTTTGCTGACGATCAGGGATTTTACGGGTTGA
- a CDS encoding molybdenum cofactor guanylyltransferase gives MCAADGSQRQVTGVILAGGESRRFDYVNKAFFEINGESIVERVYRVMRSVFEDLIVVTNNPADYLKWDVRITTDIFPWRSSMTGVHAGLFLAETPFIFVCGCDTPFLKKEMIETVLAGVERKADVVVPRKANGWFEPLCAVYSRACLQPLERCLQEKTFDIIRIFKEVRVKYIDETVLRRVDPELTSFFNINTPEDLLLARKIANRGYQEEERQ, from the coding sequence ATGTGTGCAGCGGACGGCAGCCAGAGACAGGTCACCGGCGTGATTCTGGCCGGCGGGGAGAGCCGCCGGTTTGATTATGTCAACAAGGCCTTTTTTGAAATCAACGGAGAGTCGATCGTCGAGCGCGTTTATCGGGTGATGCGCTCCGTTTTTGAAGACCTGATCGTGGTGACCAACAATCCGGCGGATTACCTGAAATGGGATGTGCGGATTACCACGGATATATTCCCCTGGCGGAGTTCGATGACCGGGGTGCACGCCGGCCTTTTTCTGGCGGAAACCCCGTTTATATTCGTGTGCGGTTGCGATACCCCGTTTTTAAAAAAAGAGATGATCGAAACCGTCCTGGCCGGCGTGGAACGAAAAGCGGATGTGGTGGTGCCGCGGAAGGCCAATGGCTGGTTCGAGCCGCTCTGTGCGGTTTATTCCAGGGCCTGTCTTCAGCCACTGGAAAGATGCCTGCAGGAGAAAACATTCGACATCATACGGATATTCAAAGAGGTCCGCGTGAAATATATTGATGAAACGGTCCTGCGTCGGGTTGATCCGGAGCTGACCTCCTTTTTTAATATCAATACCCCGGAGGATTTGCTGCTGGCCCGGAAGATAGCGAACCGGGGGTATCAGGAAGAGGAACGACAATGA
- a CDS encoding cytochrome c3 family protein yields MKRKGMKRLCVMVGLSVLLAAGVAVAGTKFVDVITMENKQAYDEHKQGIVTFTHKKHTEEYKIGCGDCHHDKDGKPLTLKAGDNVQPCLECHVKGKADKKALASLPAAERKKAELKFHYDAIHENCQGCHEKFNIEKAGDKNKGPAPATCAKCHPKKPGAKE; encoded by the coding sequence ATGAAGAGAAAAGGCATGAAACGGTTGTGTGTAATGGTCGGCCTGTCCGTTTTACTGGCGGCGGGAGTTGCCGTGGCCGGTACCAAGTTCGTGGATGTCATCACCATGGAGAACAAGCAGGCCTATGACGAGCATAAACAGGGTATTGTAACTTTTACCCATAAAAAGCATACCGAGGAATATAAGATCGGTTGTGGTGACTGCCATCACGACAAAGACGGCAAGCCTTTGACCCTGAAGGCCGGCGACAATGTTCAACCCTGCCTGGAGTGCCATGTCAAAGGAAAAGCCGACAAGAAGGCGCTGGCTTCCCTGCCGGCCGCCGAGCGCAAAAAGGCTGAACTGAAGTTCCACTATGACGCGATTCATGAAAACTGCCAGGGCTGTCACGAGAAATTCAACATCGAAAAAGCCGGCGATAAGAACAAGGGCCCGGCTCCGGCTACCTGCGCCAAATGCCATCCCAAAAAACCGGGCGCCAAGGAATAG
- the tatB gene encoding Sec-independent protein translocase protein TatB: MFGIGMPEMIVILAVALIVIGPRKLPDLARSLGKAMREFKNATNELKTAVNLDTDIKDIRHTLDDVKTSVKNAAEDYIDKAPAVGVPALEAQKKAETAEKKEQPPAPETEQSVDGLAAGEKTGND, translated from the coding sequence ATGTTTGGTATCGGCATGCCGGAGATGATTGTGATCCTGGCGGTGGCGCTGATCGTTATCGGTCCGAGAAAACTGCCGGATCTGGCCCGGTCTCTGGGAAAGGCCATGCGTGAGTTTAAAAACGCCACCAATGAATTGAAGACCGCCGTGAACCTGGACACGGACATCAAGGATATCCGGCATACCCTGGATGATGTCAAAACGAGCGTGAAGAACGCGGCCGAAGACTATATTGACAAAGCGCCCGCTGTCGGTGTTCCGGCTCTTGAGGCCCAGAAGAAGGCTGAAACGGCTGAAAAGAAAGAACAGCCGCCGGCGCCGGAAACGGAGCAGTCGGTCGACGGCCTGGCGGCCGGGGAGAAAACCGGTAATGATTGA
- a CDS encoding tetratricopeptide repeat protein, translated as MNKSFWPAGIVLLLVAAVAITFFPVTKHDFLFWDDMKFIVDNPGIQAGLSMAGIKAAFTDCFTFQWIPVTWISFLVDHALYGRHPGGYHLTNLIVHAANSALLFMLLRLITGGLFSSALAAFLFAVHPLHVESVAWVTERKDVLSTLFGLLSLLYYARYADSRRRSSYFAALLFFAFSLLSKPMLVTLPCVFLLLDWWPLKRFSGKPLAGGYPAGRLVLEKLPFFALTALASVITVFTMPKVTLAAVPFLMRLENAIYAYAAYIIKTVWPSHLAALYPHSPVGTGQFIGALALVTFVSAVVVMGRTRRPYLAVGWLWYLGTLVPVIGLVQNGYQAMSDHFTYVPLIGLFIMFSWGLPDLLSAFPRRRVVLAAVSVLIVAACMAVSARQVRFWENTVTLFERTLAVTGDNWFAHFIMATALIEEGKSEEAAVHIRESFRICPQCIEPLCAMAELSAGEGKIDEVIGYYQEALRAGGDIAIVHNNLGRALATVGRTGEAIEHLERAAALEPGATVIHRNLAELYVRMGRPDQAVPHFKAVLDQEPRFVAAMLGLGNALFSTGAKDEAMAQYRRALAIKPDFWEAHKNLGLLLARDGKIKEAVYHLEEAVRINPDDQGARATLASLMGAGGRNGAP; from the coding sequence ATGAACAAGTCTTTCTGGCCGGCCGGAATTGTTTTGCTGCTGGTCGCGGCTGTTGCCATAACGTTTTTCCCGGTGACAAAACACGACTTCCTGTTCTGGGACGATATGAAGTTTATCGTGGACAATCCCGGAATTCAGGCCGGCCTTTCCATGGCCGGCATAAAGGCCGCGTTTACCGATTGTTTTACGTTTCAGTGGATTCCGGTTACCTGGATTTCCTTTCTGGTGGACCATGCCCTTTATGGGCGGCACCCCGGCGGATATCATTTGACCAATCTCATTGTGCACGCGGCCAACTCGGCGCTGCTGTTTATGCTTCTGCGCCTGATAACCGGCGGCCTCTTTTCAAGCGCGCTGGCCGCCTTTCTCTTCGCCGTCCATCCCCTGCATGTGGAGTCCGTGGCCTGGGTGACCGAACGCAAGGACGTGCTGTCAACCTTGTTCGGGTTGCTCTCCCTCCTGTATTATGCCCGCTACGCCGACAGCCGCCGGCGCTCTTCTTATTTTGCCGCGTTGCTCTTTTTTGCCTTTTCGCTGCTGTCCAAGCCCATGCTGGTGACCCTGCCCTGTGTTTTTCTGCTTTTAGACTGGTGGCCGCTGAAACGCTTCTCTGGAAAACCATTGGCCGGCGGATATCCGGCGGGACGGCTGGTTTTGGAAAAGCTTCCCTTTTTTGCTCTGACCGCCCTGGCAAGCGTGATCACTGTTTTCACCATGCCGAAAGTGACGCTGGCCGCGGTTCCTTTTCTCATGCGACTGGAAAACGCGATTTACGCCTACGCGGCATACATCATCAAAACGGTCTGGCCGTCTCATCTGGCGGCGTTGTACCCGCATTCTCCCGTAGGGACGGGGCAATTCATCGGAGCGCTGGCGCTGGTAACCTTCGTTTCAGCGGTGGTGGTAATGGGGAGGACCAGGCGTCCTTATCTGGCCGTGGGATGGCTGTGGTATCTGGGCACGCTTGTTCCTGTCATCGGCCTGGTGCAAAACGGTTATCAGGCCATGTCCGATCACTTCACCTATGTGCCGCTGATCGGGCTTTTCATCATGTTTTCCTGGGGGCTTCCGGATTTGCTGAGCGCCTTCCCCCGTCGCCGGGTCGTGCTGGCGGCCGTATCCGTTTTAATCGTGGCCGCTTGCATGGCGGTTTCGGCCAGGCAGGTCCGTTTCTGGGAAAATACCGTCACGCTTTTTGAACGGACGCTTGCCGTGACGGGCGACAACTGGTTTGCCCATTTTATTATGGCCACCGCCCTGATTGAAGAAGGAAAATCCGAGGAAGCAGCGGTTCATATCCGGGAGTCTTTTCGTATTTGCCCCCAATGTATCGAGCCCCTTTGCGCAATGGCCGAACTTTCCGCCGGAGAGGGAAAGATCGACGAGGTGATCGGGTACTACCAGGAGGCCCTGCGCGCGGGCGGTGACATCGCCATTGTTCACAACAATCTGGGCCGGGCGCTGGCAACGGTCGGGAGAACGGGCGAGGCCATCGAGCATCTCGAACGCGCCGCTGCCCTGGAACCGGGCGCGACGGTCATTCATCGGAATCTGGCGGAACTTTATGTCCGTATGGGCCGGCCGGATCAGGCGGTCCCCCATTTTAAAGCGGTTCTGGACCAGGAGCCCCGTTTCGTCGCGGCCATGCTGGGTCTGGGCAACGCGCTTTTTTCAACGGGAGCAAAGGATGAGGCCATGGCCCAGTACCGCCGGGCGCTGGCCATAAAACCGGACTTCTGGGAGGCGCACAAAAATCTGGGCCTGTTGCTGGCCCGCGACGGAAAAATCAAAGAGGCTGTTTACCATCTTGAAGAGGCTGTCCGCATCAATCCGGACGACCAGGGGGCCCGGGCAACGCTGGCAAGCCTTATGGGCGCCGGGGGCCGGAACGGGGCACCATGA
- a CDS encoding molybdenum cofactor biosynthesis protein MoaE, which yields MNLADLVERVKRHPDFRKAGMVLCHNGVVRETPGSGCQPPGSAGGLVDHLVVKVDHAKLAEVVARHKRMPGIIEILAEIAEGRKLSVGDDIMMLVVAGDVRTNVIPVMTSLIDEIKATVTGKTEVRRND from the coding sequence ATGAATCTGGCCGATTTAGTGGAAAGGGTCAAGCGGCATCCGGACTTCCGGAAAGCGGGCATGGTGCTGTGTCATAACGGCGTGGTGCGGGAAACGCCGGGTTCCGGCTGTCAACCGCCGGGTTCCGCCGGGGGCCTGGTCGATCACCTGGTGGTCAAGGTGGATCACGCCAAACTGGCCGAAGTGGTGGCCCGGCATAAACGGATGCCCGGCATCATCGAAATCCTGGCCGAGATCGCCGAAGGCAGAAAACTGTCCGTTGGCGATGATATCATGATGCTGGTCGTGGCCGGCGATGTCCGCACCAACGTGATCCCGGTGATGACCTCGTTGATTGATGAGATCAAGGCCACGGTCACCGGCAAGACCGAGGTTCGTCGAAACGACTGA